The Arachis ipaensis cultivar K30076 chromosome B05, Araip1.1, whole genome shotgun sequence nucleotide sequence ACAATGTTTCAATAAATCCCACAACTGAATCCATATAGGCACTTGTAAGAATTCAGTTTCCACAATTGAATCTTCTCCTTTCCATCTCTTTAAGTTGagaatataattttaaatagCTAAGGAGCTCCATTCTCAATCCTAATCATCTCAATCTCCTtttcaaagaaaaattgaaacaCATTGCCACCATGATCCAAAACTTTGAAGCCCACCGGCTGTCTCCAGATCGCAAGTAGAGCAACCTCTAACGTACCAGCACTGAACTTATGATCAGCCATTAATCTCCCAACTAGAGTTCTTGTACACTTCTCCAAACCTTTCTTTATATCCTCCTCCCCAAATTCAATAATTTGATCTTCCTCCAGTACCTTCAATACTCCTCCTAACTCTTGAAATACAGCAGATGTTGCCATTATCAATTCGTATGAAACTtactcaaaaaaaatttaataaggaTTAACCTCAAAAATTCTAGTAGGGCACTTTTTAAAAAATCCTAGCAACATGAcactttaaaaattaaaaatatacaaatgAAAGTAAATTATTGNNNNNNNNNNNNNNNNNNNNNNNNNNNNNNNNNNNNNNNNNNNNNNNNNNNNNNNNNNNNNNNNNNNNNNNNNNNNNNNNNNNNNNNNNNNNNNNNNNNNNNNNNNNNNNNNNNNNNNNNNNNNNNNNNNNNNNNNNNNNNTACAAATTTTAggtatattaaattaaattttaaaaattatattttaaaaagaataaaatattaaaattatttcaaTTAAGCGGCAGCTAATAATTGCATTTGTAAACACAGACAGGGCAAAGGCCTATCACCACGTGTCAAAATCCTACAGGAGAAGTATTCAGTGACCTTAAGTCCTCAACAACCACAAATTCCAGGTTCGAGAAATGACCTGTTCCCAGTAAACTGGTCCTACCATTTACAGAGCATCTCATGACTCAGCCATCCCAatctttttttgctttttgtcCCACGTGGAATCACCATTCCCTATTTCCCTCGCTCCAACCATTTTTCTTATTCCAatcttaatttttattaataagaaataaaaaaNNNNNNNNNNNNNNNNNNNNNNNNNNNNNNNNNNNNNNNNNNNNNNNNNNNNNNNNNNNNNNNNNNNNNNNNNNNNNNNNNNNNNNNNNNNNNNNNNNNNNNNNNNNNNNNNNNNNNNNNNNNNNNNNNNNNNNNNNNNNNNNNNNNNNNNNNNNNNNNNNNNNNNNNNNNNNNNNNNNNNNNNNNNNNTAAGATATATAATATTGAcctctaaataattttttttatttttatgttaactATTACCTATTGGCTATTGttgtttaaaattaattaatatttcaaTTAATAGTTTGTAATTTTGTATATTATTTTTCGTTAGTTTCGAGGCTTTTTCTTTctcataattaattaataatcgataaatttaatttttaacatTATCGTTCCACATCTGTCCTTGTTGTTTCTTCCTCTATATATCCCTCGCCCCTTCCTTACAAATTTCTCTCTTTCCAGTAGTCACTGTTTTAGGTGCACCTTCTCAAATTGAAAACCATCATTTATTtttctcaaaaaccccaaacatacagaaaaataaaaaaatataaaaaatgcaAGTTCCATTGATAGACAGGCTCAACGATCTCCAAGCAGGTCTCAGTACACTCCAGAACCCATCGTTCCCTTCTCAGATCACTTCAACCTCCATCGCCGGAATCCAATCTGTTTCCATAGCTTACAGTTTCTGCAAATGGGGCGCTTTGATTCTCGCTCTAGTCGCCACCGTTGGCGGCATATTCAACAGAGTCACCATCTTCATCATCAGGTTCCGCAACAAAGCCCCTTCACTTCCCTCAATCTCGTTTAGCTCCGACGATGATTACACAAGCTCCGACAACGACGATGCCATTTCGGACTTGTCATCGTCGTCGGAGTTTGAAGACGGACACGAAAATGAACTCTCCGTGTTTTCCAGTTTTCAACGAGTGAACGAGTATTTTCGAGTGAGAGGCGCAAATGGAAACGACGTCGTCGATGAGGACGATGTTCAGAATCAAAACGACAACACTTGGCTTAAACGACGTCGTAGCATTGNNNNNNNNNNNNNNNNNNNNNNNNNNNNNNNNNNNNNNNNNNNNNNNNNNNNNNNNNNNNNNNNNNNNNNNNNNNNNNNNNNNNNNNNNNNNNNNNNNNNNNNNNNNNNNNNNNNNNNNNNNNNNNNNNNNNNNNNNNNNNNNNNNNNNNNNNNNNNNNNNNNNNNNNNNNNNNNNNNNNNNNNNNNNNNNNNNNNNNNNNNNNNNNNNNNNNNNNNNNNNNNNNNNGGAGAGGGCGCGCGTGGTAATTTGGCGGTTAAGATTTGGGACACGCGCCTCAGGAAACGGAAGCCGACGGTGGTGGCGGAGTGGGGCCGGAGCGTGGGAAAGAATGTGCGGGTTGAATCTGGCGGCGTTCAGAAGGTTTACGTCACTGATGAAGGCCGTTACGGCGTTACGGTTGGTGACATGAGGAAAGTGTTGACGCCGTTAGGCAACGTAACGGAATCTGATGCGGATACTTGGTGGGATGCTGATGCTGTTATTGTCTCGGACGAGCCGTATTTGGGTAGTGATGACCATTCAATGTTGAGGACAAGTTAAATAAATGCGATTTCTGGTTGGTGCATATTGTTTAATGGGAagggggaaaaaaaagaaaagaaaaaagaaaataatggcACTATTGGATATTTTCTTGAAATTTTTCTAAATGTATTTGTATTATTTGATTAATTGTAAATTGAGTAGTATGTGTATAATTGTCAATTGACTAGGTCGTTTAATTTACACAACCATATTTTACGCGTGTGGTTTTTGGGGAAATCTCTTGCGTGATGCGCTTGGTTTAAAACAGGCGGTCTTAATTCAATAAAGTTAGTTAGTTCCCGTGTAAGCTTTAATGTTATGTTTCATTGGATCAAGTATCTCTACTAAAAATGTTGATAAAATCATTAAAATGTCTGAATGAGGGattaattacttttaaaatttttagtaattaaatttaaCGAAGTCATACCATatgtatatttatgtatatactcTTTTTCTTTGTAtacatttttttatcttttcattCTTAACCTAAANNNNNNNNNNNNNNNNNNNNNNNNNNNNNNNNNNNNNNNNNNNNNNNNNNNNNNNNNNNNNNNNNNNNNNNNNNNNNNNNNNNNNNNNNNNNNNNNNNNNNNNNNNNNNNNNNNNNNNNNNNNNNNNNNNNNNNNNNNNNNNNNNNNNNNNNNNNNNNNNNNNNNNNNNNNNNNNNNNNNNNNNNNNNNNNNNNNNNNNNNNNNNNNNNNNNNNNNNNNNNNNNNNNNNNNNNNNNNNNNNNNNNNNNNNNNNNNNNNNNNNNNNNNNNNNNNNNNNNNNNNNNNNNNNNNNNNNNNNNNNNNNNNNNNNNNNNNNNNNNNNNNNNNNNNNNNNNNNNNNNNNNNNNNNNNNNNNNNNNNNNNNNNNNNNNNNNNNNNNNNNNNNNNNNNNNNNNNNNNNNNNNNNNNNNNNNNNNNNNNNNNNNNNNNNNNNNNNNNNNNNNNNNNNNNNNNNNNNNNNNNNTTGTGTAATTTGTATTGAAATTTTTGTGTTGTATGTATTTTGTTGGTTGGATATCAATATTTTAGACATGTATATAcgtattttgttagttttatgttAATATTCTAGGCATGTGGCCCTTTAAAAATTTATGTTATGTGCATTAAAATTCAAATAGAAAAAGACGACGACCACGTTGACGTCGACGAATGATAATGacggaagaagaagaggaacaaaaagaagtAATAGCGACAATGCATATGTACATATATTTGAAAAAGAAGCACGTTGTGACTTAATTAAATACTTAATTTAAAAGAACTTGTACGCctaattttattgtatttttttggaGGATGGGAGGGAAATAGCTAAGGTCACTAACAATAACCTAGGACTTGGAGAGTGAAGAACAATTAAtagagaatagaaaaataaattataaataacacAACTCTAACTAATAAATCCTTAGTTGTAATAAGAAAAATGTACAGATAGAATCATACCTTGTTAATTGTACTCTTCATTCTTTTGGTTTTATGAATTCAGATCTTCTCAATTATGCACTTATGTTATGCAATAGGTTTTATTTTAGCTATATTATTACAACATATTTGATTATATTGTGTTGTTCTACACTTAAACGAAAAAGTTAAATCCTAAAATTCTATAATTCTACACTATAATTCTGTATTTCtataaatttgcattaaaattttataattatgctCTAAAATTGTTTGATTTTgcacttagaaattaaaattctgcATTAAAATTTGGCAATTATGCTCTAACattgttaaatttttttcttaaacaaTAGAATTATGTAATTCTGCactttgaaaataaaattatataattttacacTAAGAATATAATTATGCAATTCTGCATTAAAAAAATCAGtagaacaaaagaaaacaatCTTACGTTCTATAAAATTTTCAATACGTATAAATTCATTAAAAGTCAAAGATCCAACAAACAATTGTGCAGTAGCAAACTAGACCATTATAATTCTTCTATGCTACTATTTCTTGTAATTCATTGTACAAGTACATTGCAAAACACGCAACAGTAGTTaagtaccaaaaaaaaaaaaaatcatcataggGTAATTGAGATTCACGTGGTACGTGGAGTgtaaaattcacaaaattaataaataattaataaataaataaattattgtttaaaaaaaattaaaaaatagaattgtatagtttaatgagatagaactaattaaaataaaaattttgacattaattttaaagaatttgatcCAAGATTGGGTCGAACGGACTAAATCGAATAAATCGGGCCTATATTGGACCCAAGGTCCAACCGAACACCCATTTAAGTGAAGAGCTTCGGCTCTTCCTCCCCAAACAAAAGGGGAATCACGTTGAAGCAAACGGGAAAGGAGAGTGAGAGCTTAATCCCTTGTCCAACTtcaatctttcatatcttttgatccggagctccgattgacgagtcgtcagcggccacgcgttcgtctcaaaattctctacaaaatccattaattaatttggtaagaaaatctcaatcCCACTCTCAGTATCTCCTtcacaaatttgaaaatttaatgtTTGGGTGTTGAGATTTTTAGTTGTTTTGATGTTCTAGGGTCAAATTAACTAGAGAAAATAAGTGAGTCTTGCTCAATTGATGCATAAATAAGGTAAGAACCTCAAGCTCTTGTTGATTTGTAAATTAGCAAGCTTGAatattgattatagtgatatgTTATGGGATTAGATTGAATATTGTTGATTTGGAGTACATTGATGATGTTAGGAGCTTGAATATTGGACCTTGATGGCTGAGATTCGGTTCGGGGAGGTTTTGAGGCTGTGGACTCTTGAGAAACGTTGACCTTGAAGTGTCTTTGGATTTTAAGAAAAATCGGCtaaaggtacggtttaagtttcatttaggTACCGTGCGGTGTGATGTGAATTCCTAGGTTAGATGCTCCTAGAACTAAGCTTGAATGGTATATTTGAATATATTGATATATGTATGTGAATATTGAGGATTGATTATAAGATTGCTTATGAGTTATGTTGTGTTGGTTGAATGTGAATTATTGTTGTGTTGGTTAATGATACGAGTATAGTGGAAGGTTGATGAGACAATGTATTGAATATGATGTTGTTTTGAGTATGAACCGTTGGGGTTGAATTTGATGAGTTTGGATGACGATGGGTTATGaaataaatgaaaattgtttaGGTATATTTTGGGACAGGAATTGATTTGATTGGTAATGTTGTGAAGCATGGAATTTTGGGAAATAAGTTAGGAAGTTGTAGAAATGGAGGTTTATGATTTTGAATGAAAACTTGATTTTTGATTGAACTTCGGCaagccataactcggcttccggACCTCTAATCCTTTCCAAACTTATTTCATTTGAAAATTgagtccgtgaagtttacgccgtttgaagaacggattaaaaatgatttctaacaaaagagTTATGCGCATCAGAAGTTGGCTGAGAAAAAGAAATTTCTGCAATACTTAGCAACTTTTTGGGAATTCTAAAGGGTTTGAGTACGTGAGGTCACACCCAACGCGGCCGTTTGGTTCGGCCAGACGTGCTTGTGTATGTGGGCGCATTCACGTGACGCGAGAAATCCTTTCGGACCAAGGAGACTTGTAAGAcctagaacttttgaaaagtcttattatgatcaagtctcaaatcatatagttatttatagctttaatttcagaaattattttattaaagataattaaggcaagttttgatttattgaatttgagataagttatgattattatccaattttataattattggattattttctatatttaaattataaagttgatagttatgaaagtaatttataaaattgatgaacaaatagtattttctatatatatttagagttggatttaatttgggtttcaattaccatATTGTTCCTATTTTTAATTGAAACTACAAAACTACCCCTAgcttaaccctaaccctaattttcaaaatagtGAAACCCTAATTCCCCAAACCCAACAGCCACCACCCCAACCCCCATCAGTAACACAAACACGCGCTGTTCCTTGAGAAACCaatgaaggaaaaaaaagaaagggaaGGCAGAAATTGGGGGAAGGGAAGAGAGGAGGAGCGGTGCCGGCGAGGAGCCCAATACCGCCGCCGCTGCGTCATCGCTGGGTTTGCCGCAAGTCAGGCCTGAGGCGAGAGACAGAGAGCTGCCGCGAGGGAGGAAGAGGAAGGACGGGGAGATCGGGCGTTCCCAGTCGTCGTCGCCGTGCCTCCATCGCGACTGACCCGCCGCCGCTAGGGTTTGTGGTCGCCATTTCTGTGACTGCCAACAAGCACCGAGGAAGAAGGACGCCACCGGCGCCGTTCAGGGCAGAAGGAGGAGTCGTGCGAAAGGCAGACAAAGAGGGAGACTCTATCGCGCCGTCACTGCGCCAGACCACCGCGCATGAGGAGCCGGGATGCCGCTGCCCTTCCCGTCGCAGAAGAGAGAGcccagaggagagagagaagttGCGCGATGTTGAGGGTGGGAGATGCGGGCCAGTGGCGCGTGCAGGAGCGCAACCCACTGCACGGAGCTATCGCCGCCGTTTCTGCCGCCGGCAAGCTTCGGTTAGCACCGCCGAAGCTTTTGCCCGTTTCTGTCACCGGAGAACCTCGCTTCCGTCGCCGGAGAACTCTtctggtaagggttttaattgtggtttctgtcctttttgaattccAAGAATATTATAGTCACTGCGTGTTGGTTCCAGTTGTCGTCATTGGAATTTGTTGCCGCtaccgcttgaggtggctgctgaGCTGCCGCCGAACTGGctcggagaccgccgctgtttcggttcagccgttccttcttcggttcggtaagcttttcgatttgaaagccctttcGTTACTGTTCTGTAATCTCACGTTGAGGTTTATGGCGTTAATTGCTACAAAATTGAGTTTCGGTTATTATATGTTACGATTAGAGTTGttatggttattgcgaaagtggctgggagctgagattttggttgccgtcagttcaggttgaggcggaaaggactttgTGAGATgtttgggttatggatttgcgttttgaggtaggggcgctttccgaaaactatatttttatatatattgaaattattacatatggatactgaggTGAGAGAatatgtatttggtgattgtatcggccttatgtatggtttgattttgtctcgattgttgtgtggctttgtgaaacgaaatgcttttgaagttgattcttttaaagctttgaaatcgagtttaatccgttgagaattgatttgagttaattttcttgagaatgtgaaaaatagaatacactcttgaattcagcctggtttgctttaaatgatctggtttgatAAATGATGGTtgttgaaccgtttctttaaagctttagaaatgagtttattcggctgataatgatttaATTTTGAAACGATTTTCTTGAAATATCaaattgagatgactgttggatttggcTTGCGTTGaactgattttgaattttggGCTGTTGAAAAAGATTGTGGActgttttgttgggacccgaactgggtggcaaagtccaagttttaggggaggtgttgcCGAAATTCCGGTAGAATCCGGGACTTTACTGAAATGTTATTCGGAAACTTATGAGTTAATGGCTTCTACTATTTTATCTGAATTATTAAGAAAGGGATGacttatgcttttgaaatgaattattaaaaaggaaattgtgatttagtcttgtttcttaagaaaagtattatatttTCCTTGTGaacaagttatttagatgaaacttatgcttTAAGActgttttaaatgtgaaaagggtttatgcctttgaatttggctCGAGGGTTTTAATTAGAGAAGTTtcagtgactttgaaagaacctgaatgtctactGACAAGTTTCATTCtaaaatattttggaaaaagtTTTAAATACTCCTTGAGTTCTGCATTTTCGTAAgattaaaataatttctgaacagtttgaaacgctttagaatttctCATGGGGTTGAAGTTAGTTTTTGTCTAAGTAAAGAAAACTTctttgaaaagagtaattgattacatgactcagtttggcttagatcctattttgttgctcaaatcaggaagccatggttttaatgattttaagtgaatttgaggaaatgagttatgttaatctcccctaaagacttgggactctgccgatgAACTTTGATATAAAATCCcgttgttggatggatgattttgaatatttcaaaataaatccTTACCTTGCCAtgtttttggaagttttggaaagagaatgccgatggtggctttgttttaaaaggaGAAtctaccttgagtaaaagtggcttatgagcctgagatgatttgagaaatgagatctttaaagccaaggctaaaaagagttgaaaattgattttaaagtgaaataaattgagaaaaagtgctttatggcttaaatgtcgattttatgaatttgatgatgttgaatggtggaagtgctgttctGTTATGggtcggaatggctgtgtatgattatgaacattggctggttatggatttaaccatgagccggatggctgagttattgccatGTTACGGCGGTGCCATTATTGAATTATGACTAAGTATGAAATGCATATAtgctattgaatgaaatgtgaatgttgtactttcactatctgagatacgagttttcctaggtagtagcagtggctagccaccacgtgctccaggttgagacttgatactctattgaccctatgtcgtaagggtggtggggcactgtgaaagccccggatgagatcgcccccgtgaatatacaccagtaagggtgttggatatggattatgattatgatcatgaTAATGAtcgagaataactcgagttggagatgcacgacagagggacagtccaatggttagctattaggacttgtcgggttggctatataaccgacagatgatatcatcagccactaggacaggcatgcatcatatgcatctatgtgacattgtttgggtgtgcatattgtacttggtttgcctttgtgactacttgtgattaactgctaattgttctacttgcaataactgtttgctTGTGCTTGCattttcctatttgtgtttgctactgagattctgttggactgtggtgattagattgttggttggattgtttgggccgagggccgtggttgaaatgagatagaccgatggttggttttggttttgtgttctggtttggaaaagtatgaaaggctattttggatcagcatagataaacctttttgaaaggcttttaatgtttttgagaattgaacggttcctctttcagaaaaggttttcgactttacttttattgtaaaccgttgtttttgaaattCCCCTATTAGGA carries:
- the LOC107643850 gene encoding uncharacterized protein LOC107643850 (The sequence of the model RefSeq protein was modified relative to this genomic sequence to represent the inferred CDS: added 194 bases not found in genome assembly), whose product is MQVPLIDRLNDLQAGLSTLQNPSFPSQITSTSIAGIQSVSIAYSFCKWGALILALVATVGGIFNRVTIFIIRFRNKAPSLPSISFSSDDDYTSSDNDDAISDLSSSSEFEDGHENELSVFSSFQRVNEYFRVRGANGNDVVDEDDVQNQNDNTWLKRRRSIGDIFSLSEIANSKSVVKLWDSIGFGLGLDFDDYEERLDGVVSGYDIHDEPSGSTAAASRSVVLSAGEGARGNLAVKIWDTRLRKRKPTVVAEWGRSVGKNVRVESGGVQKVYVTDEGRYGVTVGDMRKVLTPLGNVTESDADTWWDADAVIVSDEPYLGSDDHSMLRTS